The segment TAATATAACTGTGGACAAATGGAAATCCATGGTCTCTTAGATTACTTCATAGATGCATATCCTATCATATTTAAACTGTGTACCGAATAATATTAAATGGCTGGAGTTTAATCtccagtcggccatattggcagaactgaacgtaaacaatgccactgaaacaaacaaaacttgcatatttggctgattattcctgctgaaaatgataaattattgtcatgttttgggctgtactaatcggttagactggtaaaaacatttggagtattatagactgacaaaagttataacaattCAAGGAGAAGAGtccaaaaaactgtctgaggtacaaaaggtgtttgtggttggcctaacttaaccaggatttccagggcaaaaacattcttgacaacattcatgtttgtttttatcatttccagtcatgtAGGTGCAATATTAGACGAATATcttaaagatacgtacgagcagtatttatttagtttgtcaaaaaattgcgccctttcctgtttactaaggacttctctatatgatttagcagctacCACGTTTTTCTGTGTTTTGCAGACTCTCTGGGAAGGAGGTTTGTACAAACTCAGAATGCTCTTTAAGGATGATTACCCATCTTCACCACCCAAATGTGAGTTTCTTTTCTATGACACATGTTAAACCCTATATATTGCCAATTGTTGTACACATATATTTCCTGTATTGCTTTAAACTAGTGCCTAAAGACACTGAAACAATGAGAAATACCTGTTGTAAAGTTGAAACAATAAACGTGAATTGTTCATTTTCTTCTCAGGCAAGTTTGAGCCTCCAATCTTCCATCCAAACGTCTATCCTTCAGGTACAGTGTGTCTGTCCATACTGGAGGAAGAGAAGGATTGGAGACCAGCCATCACCATCAAACAGGTATATAAAAACACAGTAAACAGAGgaataacgttactttcatttttgaaaggaaagcgccgatcccattCTACATATGCACCtttgcatctatgttcgtgtgaatcattcgtgatgcagcttcacccacagcagaagtaagCATAAGggatttttaatgcatctttgcaaatggcctttcttaataatgtgctagttagcaagtttcacagctaaatgcggctaaaataaacattacggctcgtcatcccatggcagagcggggcgagcagagctcattagcatttaaaggagcatgcaacagaatagctcactctaaaaagggctgattttgacaaggttaaAAGAGAGTTTTTTACACTACCCTTGAGAAATTTTTACCTAAGTATGTTactaaaaacatttcaggatttctctccatataatgaacttctatggtgcccctgagtttgaacttccaaaatgcagcttcaaagggctctaaacgatcccagctgaggaagaagggccttatctagaaagacgatcggttattttctaaaaacatttacaacttatataccttttaatctcaaacgctcgtcttgccgagctagacaagacgagcatttgaggttaaaaagtatataaattgtatttttttttttttttttttagaaaataacccattgttttgctagataagacccttttttccttggctgggagcatttagagccctttgaagcagcattttggaagttcaaactcgggggcaccatagaagttcattatatggagagaaatcctggaatgttttactcaaaaacataatttccttacgactgaagaaagaaagacatgaatatcttgaatgacaagggggcgagtacattatttgtaaattcttgttctgaaagtgaactactcctttaagaccctaaagaatcaactagtggaaaatgggcatccgatgacctctttaagatCACAGCTGCTCATAAGGTTAGGCAAATAAGCAGTAAGTTTTTGTATCTCATTGTGTTGTTGTGGCTGTAGATTTTGTTGGGCATTCAGGAGCTCCTGAATGAGCCCAACATTCAGGACCCAGCACAGGCGGAGGCCTATACGATATACTGGTAAGTGTATCCAAATATCACCTGAACGCTTTTATACATGATTTTACTATTTCAGCTGATATCATGCCCACAACATTGATCTTATCTCTCTCTCGCTCATTCTCTCACAGTCAAAACAGGATGGACTACGAAAAGCGTGTGAGGGCACAAGCTAAGAGATTCGCTCCTACATAGAGCGGCACATGCACGATCTAAACAGTTTCTGCACAGATGCCATTCTGATGCTCCAGAATCCTTCACCACTCAATGAAACCCCCAAAACTGCAGTTGAGAGTTGAAATAAAGATTTGTTCAAGTTGGCTTCAGCACAGAACTGAATGATGATTATGAATGATGAGAGCAACCAAGACAAGTTAATGTTGGCTGCTGATCATTGACCAGTGTTTTATATAGTGATGATGAAAGCTTGTTTTGTTTAggtctttcttcttcttctttttttttctggtgaGGAAACTGGTTGGAGATCAGTCGCTAAGAAACAACTTTTACACAGAGCAGAGTTGGTAAAGGTTTCTGTGtatataaagtataaatattgaaagttatttacttttatttacttttttaccgTTTCATTACATTACTTAAAATACGTGTGGCCATAATATATGTAATGAGTGTATgtataatttgaaataaaaagataAAGTGGTTGCTACAAGCATTGGTGTTAATGTAGTTTCCAATAATAATAACatcttgtgttttatttttaaggtATTTTTGGTTATGTAAACAAACTGTTATTATGCTGCTTTGCCATGTTGATGCCGTCACAATTTGTGACCACTGATACTCTGTAGAAGtcgattatttatttatatcacaGTTAGAGTTTCGTGCACGCCGAACAAACTGCTGGTCGGTAGGTACAAACTTCCTCTTACTTTATGAGTAACTATTCAAAGTCTTGATTCTGCTTGATTCCCTTTGGTTTCAGGAAATTTGTCCACTCATTATTTGATATTAACCAATtaaaacttgtatggcttaatctaatgtaaatgatgttttttttactGAAGAATATGGTACAAAACCaatgaaatacaaaataattttatGGGGGGTGCCACTATTTCGATggtgtgaaatggttgcacttggtgagctactggcacttcCTGTTGCTAGTTTTACTGCAACACAAATCAGAAAATATAATACTGATACGAtaccacattgtgcagcttttggttgtaattttcagtcgaaaggTAACAAGAGAAGccatgtaagtcttcactgctttcttagTGATAAGAAGTggagaaaagaatggaaagatgTTTGTGGAAGAATAGCACTTCTTAAAGACTCGCATTTAGTTTTCTTCACTTCagtcctgatgcctttgaggcttttagtcgaccacagctactgaaaaagcttacaaacggcagagacgaGAAACACTGGATGCCATCCTGGctggatgtaaacatgccaacgcTTGTTATTATGCCGCAGACACTGAGTTTCTCAGTGCGGCTTTAACGCGATATCTTGGTCGttcagactccttgtggggaaaatcgatggtatggcatttggtttaatcCTACATATacatccattgccacctgtacGCTCTTTCAGTACCTGTGGTCAtcatattagtattttattttccgcgTTGTGTATTCAGAGTTGTaacggtaaaaatagcaacaggtaaggAGCTCACCAAATGCATTTCACAtcataatggcgccccccatagtctaAAACATGTATAAAACTAAATAACGTAAATCATTCCtgtgttttctactacatatttcagtaagagacataatttagcCACACAAGTCTTAATACTCTAATAAAAGCAGCTTGAGGCTAACTAAACTTAACGTGGCTAATTGAACCTGGTATATTTTCATGTAGCATCAAcagttcaaacattcactgatgcttcagaaggaaacacaatgcattaagagcaggaggtgaaaactttttgaatttgaagataagggttaatgtaacttattttgtcttttggtaagtgttcaaaagttttcaccctcttacttgtaatgcatcacttttactttctgaagcatcagtgaaagtttgaaccttctgtaatagttgcatatgagtccctcagttgtcctcagtgtgaaaagatgcatctcaaaatcatacagtcattgttggaaaagattaaaatacacaaaaatgctgaataaccaaagaattagtgggatctgaaggacttttctgaagaacagcaggcagttaaacagTTTAGGACAAAAAAGGGTCTCATTAACAAACACATGAAAaagacacagctgtggatcattttaggtaacaacacagtattaagaatcaatatgtaaacttttgaaaaaggtcattttttataaattcaactattattttatactatatgtaaacgtcttttatgtgatatatctttttcaggtcagtactaaataaaaattaacatgcatcttgtaTGATCACTCTTCTTTTGgtcaaataactaacattttgcagattctgcaaggtgtatgtaaacttttgacttcaactgtatatctgCAAACTTTTTTATTCCAACCTACATGGAAATTTGAATATGCATCATTTTTTGTCTCTATCATTTACATCAACTTTGTTTACCATGCTGATAAACTGTACTTACTGATAGGAAAATTAGAGAATGAACACCATCAGCAAATCAGAGAAGAGGACAGAGAGCGGCAGTCAGGTCAGTTCTGAACCTGTTCTGAGTAACAAATGTGTAATCCAATATTCAAAACTAATCGCATGTGTATCACATGTGTATTTATGTGCATGTCAGGTCTGCAGAGTGCGCTACCAGCAGGTTCCTCCACTTTGTGCTCCTCACTACTCCGATACCGGCTcaggctgcacagatgagcacagatcCTACAATATGATGGGCCACTGTCTGCGTGCAAACATCTTCCCAGGTGTGTCTTGAACAGATACAGACAAAAGCATCTTTCTAGTATATTACATATTTTTGTCTGTTATAAATCTTGTATTTCAGGGCCCCCAACTGTGTGGTCATCCCTGGTTAAGGACTCATACATTCATCATCCTCTACCAGCATTTATCCATGATGCAGAGCACTGGCACGGCCACAAAACAGATCACTTAGGTAAGCTTGAAGATTAAAATCCTGTAAATAATTAGAATTAATTAAATCAGTTTGAAAGTCTACCAAAAACATATCTGGTTATAGATTATGTTGTCAACATGCATAAGtagtaaattaaacaaaaaaatttgtaaaaatgtatataaaattttaaataataaacatcatggaaaaagagaaaataataaaatctgatttattttCTGATTCTGTTGTTGGCTGCAACGTTACTTGGCAATTTTTCAAAGATACtcttatttttggcattttacaTGGTGTGTTATCGTAGTTTTATCACCCGGGTGGGAGTTTTTCCTCCTATTCACTAGgaatgaataaaaaaacattcagttGCTGAAAGACACCCCCACCCCCCCAAATCTCCCCAGCCTCTGAATATTAGGCTACGTATCATAACATAATGGGCTACATGTAAATATAGTTTGACGGTTTTTACTTGGAAAAGCAGCTATGTTTTTCTAGCATTCAAATAACTACAGATAAAACTGAAACAACAGAAGACTGATTGGAGCTAAATTACAAATAAGGTAGGAAATGTGCATACTTTGAAATCGACACCTGCCACggtgactgtatatatatattcagtcaagcccgaaattattcatacccctggcaaattctgacttaaagttacttttattcaaccagcaagtttttttttttgaccggaaatgacacaggcttctctctaaagataataagatgatgtacaagaggcatcattgtggaaaaaaaatctcatcttttatttacatttgaacaaaaagtggcatgttcaaaattattcataccctttgcaaactgtcacagtctatgggaaaatccaaagttctataccattccaaatagtccaagctgttctaaagcatcctaattaacctgattcattgggaacagccgtttcaatcaactcaacaggtgaaaaacagaagctctctgctgctggtttgtggacagtcatggctaagacaaagtagctcactgaggacctgcggctgtgcattgtggctgctcacaagtcaggaaagggctgtaagaccatatctaaatgatttgaagttccagtggctacagtgcaaagtattattaaaaaatacaagatgttccgcactgtgaaaaatctcagaggacgtggtcggaagccaaaagtgacacctgtgctggccaggagaatAGTGAGAGAgaaccaaggaggacaccacttctccagataaggcacacaaaagcccgcttggcctttgcaaatgcttatctggacaaagaggaagacttctggttttctgttttatggtcagatgaaacaaaaatttaattctttggccacaatgatgtagccttcatttggcgtaaaaaaggagaagccttcaaccctaagaacaccatccccactgtcaaacatggtggtgggaacctaatgttttgggggtgtttttcagccggtggaccagggaacctaatcacagtaaacggcaccatgaaaaaggagcaatacatcaaaattctcaacaacaacatcaggcagtctgcagagaaacttggccttgggcaccagtggacatttcagcacgacaacgacccaaaacacacagcaaaagtggtgaagaaatggttagcagacaaaaacattaacgttttgcagtggcccagccagagtcctgacttaaatccaattgagaatctgtggagggagctaaagatcagggtgatggcaaggagaccctccaacctgaaagagttggagctcatcgctaaagatgaatgggcaaaaataccagtggagacatgcaaaaagatggtcagcaattataggaagtgtttgataatagccaataaaggcttttctattgattattgagaagggtatgaataattttggacatgccactttttgttcaaatgtaaataaaagttgagtaataattttttttccacaatgatgcctcttgtacatcgtcttattatcttctgggagacgtctgtgtcatttctaataaaaaaaaaacttgaaaaaaaaagtaactttaagtcagaatttgccaggggtatgaataatttatatatatttaaatatatatatatatatatatacacacacacacacacacacacacacacacacacacacacacacacacacacacacacattttttcttttttgttttatgttttactACAGGCCTTAAATTAAGATCTGTTCTTAATGTAGGTCAAATGTATGCAGATATTGTGTGGGTTAGGCACAAGATAGAAGCTGATAAACATAATATGAATTTCCCATAGAGAGAGCCGAATATATATAGATTTGTAGCTGTAATCCTTTGAGGTAGGCCAGTAAACAACCACTTAGCAACCACTCAGTACATCATAGTAACCGCACAGCAACAGGCTTAAAACCACTCAGAATGCTATTCTGAAACAGAAGACTTAGAAAtagaatatacatatatatgtatctTAAATGGCCGCATCTTGCTTGTTCTTCCTTCTCGTGTCGCCCTGCAGTGAAGTGGACGGAGCAGAACTTTCTCAACAAGCGACTGCATAAGCTGCTGAAGGAAATGGAGATCAAGGGTGTGTCCAAATGAGCCCGATGTTTTCGAAAACCGCATCAAATAAACAATCGCACCTTCAGAGAAGTGTTATCACAACACCCACACACTCTTGGCTATACATATATATCTAAACGAGGCTCTATATTCACATTTGGACCCTCCTATTCACACTCAGCTGCTAGTTGTCTCACTTTCTGTGTCGCTTATAAAACGAGTCAAATGCAGTGACTGAAAATGGCTTCGCGCTAGCTGATAGAAAATATAAACTGCTGTCTGGTAATGGGTGTGGGTCAAATATGAGAGAAATTACTCAAATATTCTGTGCGCATTGCTTCTTTCTGCAGATGACGGGGTTATTTTAACAAACGGTTTCAGAAACATGATTGGTACTTTCACTAAAACACTGCAGAAAACGAGAAGGCAGCTAATACAGTTAAttttacaaaacagcttgttttgctgcttgatattgcaaactggtgtgtcttaccatattttaACACACTGggttgtagtgcaaacagttttaccgtttactgcacttcattattcttctcgttattttcctTACCATGACATtatcagaaaacagcttacttccacattgaaaaaTAAGATGGACAGGATTCTGACCGTTTAAATCAGGTTTGTGATAGGATGTTTTAAAGGGCacttattatgcccctttttacaagatgtaatattggTATTGAGTATCCCAGAATGTCTCggtaaagtttcagctcaaaataccccacagatcgttttttataacatgaaaaataaaatgtttgtggcatgtctaaaacaaaaaaagagctgttttggtgtgtatcactttaaatgcaaatgagctgcatatTCCCGCCCCGGCTTAAACAATGTCACATTGCTTAGAGAATCAAAACGCCATGATTAGTGACACTGATTTGGTTtaatggggattaaaaaaaggtttaaacgctcactgatgctccagaaggaaacacgatgcattaagggggtgaaaaccttttgcatttaaagatcagggtaaattttacttattttacttctgggaaacatgtaactatcttctgtagcctcttaagggcagtactaaatgagtatttaggcaaaataagaaaaatttaaacatctttattttgttcaaaagttttcacccccagctcttaatgcatagtttttctttctggagcatcagtgagtgtttaaatcttctgtaatagttgcacatgagtccctcagatgtcctcagtgtgaaaagatggatctcaaaatcatagtcattgctggaaagggttcaaataaacaaaaatacagaaaaactaaagaatttgtgggacctgaaggatttttctgaagaacagcagtcagtttaactgttcaggacaaacaaggaactcatgaacaactatcactaaacaaaaagctgtggattattcaggtaacaacacagtattaagaaacaactgtgtgtaaacttttgaactgggtcaactactattttctcttgtggactatatgtaaaaattttttaatgtgaaatatcttatttaggtcagtactaaataaaaacaacatgcggtttgtatgatccctcttattttgatcaaataattcaaCTGTTTTTCCAAACCCCATGTTAAAGTGGATTTTGCAAAAAAGGTGCCCTTTAAGAAATATTAACCAGCATGTTAAGACCATTTCATAATAAACACTGTTATAATTATGAAAATTATTTGTAGATGGCATTGAAAgcctactaaaactaaaaatactaCTTAACTTCGTTTTCTGCTTTTGATGAGAGCATTTAGATTATGGACATTTTTTCAGTATACTgttttaatcaaaatataaaaatggtaCAGACCTAAAGAGAAAAACCTTGAACCCCATACAGTATTATCTAAATCAAAAGAagtatctaaatgtaaaaataataattgcctAATAAAATATCTGATCTTATCTTTTAATATTCATATCCAGTTGGGCTCAACTGATGAAATATTTCAtttattgtgtaaaaaaaattcaGCCACCACTGCTTTGGCAGTGGTTTCTCAGTTTCGATGACTATTTTGACTGTTTAGGTTGTGTCTTGACAGTGCAAAGTACAACTGGAGTTTATAACTATTCCAAAACTGTTTTGTCCAGACGTCTGCAATAAAACTTCCTCTTTGAACCTTCATTGAATACCTCTGCTTTTGCATTGTGCTATATAGCGATGCCAAGATCATGGGTTCAGTTCAGAGGAAATGCGTGAACTGATAATACGTACCTTCAAAGCAATGTCACTCTGGAAGATCTGTCAATTATATCTATTGAAATAGTTTGTATGGCACTTATGGATAAAAACAGATCATATATGTCAGATATAGACAACATTAAAGACATTTGGCGAGGTGTTGTGGGGAAAGTTTCTGCGACTGATGTCTTTTTTTTTGCTGTAAGATGTGGTATGAACGTAACGTAAAACTGACAGCCTCACTTGCGTGGTTTGATCTTAAAAACCACTGaaacttgttttttttccccctctccgGTTGTGATGGCTTGATCTTTTCATGTAGAGCTTCCTGAAAATCCGGTGTCAAATTGGAGGCATCATATATAAAGTGGGTTTTAACTCCCAGTCAGTGCAAAAACGTAATAGTATAGTGCACTTCATTGCAGTACAGTGGTAGTACCATGGTAAAGAGATGATACCAGGTGGTaaaagcaaaaacaggttttgtACCACAATAATTTTTGGTGCTAAAATGTTCAGTtgcattaaaagaaaagaaaaggtagGTGTATAGGGATTTGTGTTTGTGAAATCTCTACACACTCACTTCCCTCCCCCACACTTTTTATCTGTTTATCTTTCAGTAAACACCGCAACTCATATCggatcagataaaaaaaaaaaaaattcactatCACCACAAACAGTTTTTTTCTATCTCGATAGTTGTTGAACCACAGGTTGTTTATACCTCTGTTTCTGTGGTTTGTACAACTCAGAATCCAGGACTGATTCACGTGTTTGCGGCACACGACGAGTGCACAAATACTAAGGTAAAAAAATGTAGGTTCCTCGTATGACAAGCGATTACTAAAACGTTTCACAACTTAGTCAGTCCAGTTTCAAAGATTCTTGTCCAGAATTCAGTTCTTTCTAGTGAATTgtggtggttatatatatatatatatatattacgtaAGATCTGTACTTCATTGCATCATATTTTCCTCTATTTACCATCTTCCTGCAAACAGACATCTGCGTAACACCTCGAGCGTAGACGTAACAAACAGCACATCAGCCTTTTAAATCACTAAAGTTAGGTTCTTTCTGTCTTAAATGTAATACTTAACATTGTTTGCCTGATTTGTATTCATTCTGTATTTATTCCTTAAGCTTGGTTTCTCTAATACAATAGTAAACAATAAGTATCACAAGTTATGAAAAGAACCAGACATAATCTAATAGTCTGAAATCTTATGTTGAAAGGTTTATTCGAAGGTTTAGTCTTTAAATGGGCAATATCTAAATCAGCAACAATAATAGGAAACTTTATGAAATCTCAGTTTAAAAGATCTCAGCCACAATTTGTTGTTCAATTGACTTTTTTAGCCAGAAAGATTcatttttgaacatttaaaatgattacaTTACATATTGCTTAAGCATGGATTAAAATCACATTGAACGTTCATAtaatgtgtattttaaaataagtatCTGCCATTTTGAAGAAAGTTGAGACGAACTTAACACTTAACTCTTGAAAATCATTTAATCGGTTTTGTTATTTGTTCTGTTTTTatgttacattttatttgatttttgcaGGTATATTCCTAGTTAAATATAATAATGGTTACAGAAGGTTATTCAATCTTTGAATATTTATGCACTTGCAGCATTCTGCGCATTTCTGTACATGTTTTTCTGTGGTAATGGACAGGATGTCACGGATGTTGTTCAAGTATGTTGTATTGAGCGTATTGTGCATGGAGCATTTCTTTCATTTTCATTCTTgatctttttttaaattctgttatggagtttaacatttacatttattcatttagcagacacttttatctaaAGTGACATACTCATGAGGACTGATCTCAAGGAATTTGTCATAAGAGCaaacaatatattatatatattaagagCAGAAGTGAAAAGCAGAACAGAAAGAGAAATTGTGTTGTTAAACAAGTTTGTGATACTTTAGTAGATTTAAAACTAGTTATTGCTTTAGGTATCATGAACTAACAAAGAACAATCATTTTTACAGCATTATAATCTTAATGTCAGTGCATAATGCATTAACATGTAAACTTTGGAGACATCTACTAAAAACTACCTATAACTGGTTTATTAGTATAAATTCTATAATGGTATTTTATTGTTACTTTATGCAAACTGTTGTGTTATCCAATGATAATATATACAGCTTATTAAAAAGTGATGCATGTTACTCTAATGGTAATTTGAAGCACTTTTCAACTGTAAGCATGATTTGGTTTATTTTGGGTAATGCCGGTCAAGTTATAAATTCTTTGAACGTGGGTTGTAGATGCTACCCacacatatgcacacacacacacgcactcttAAACACCTACCTAAGACCCCTCAAGCACCCTGTGTTTGTGGTTTTGCAATCCGAGGCTGTTTTCTTGTTTTGCTTGAGTGTCAATCCCTCCCCCTTCCCTTCACTGAGACAACTGACCTTTACCAGATAAGCGTGTTATGCATCTCGTCGGCCCACCTCACACTTTGAGTTCCTGTTCTGATGCGGCATCAAATGCTGATTGTTTTTAAGCACGTTTTGACTACTTTTTAAAGCCCTTCGTCCTCACCTGTAGCATCTTGCATCATAGTACAAGACTGTTAACTGTCAGATTCCAAACTGCTAACAAAAACAAACCCTGAGGTTGTGCCTGTAGCTGTGGGCTTCCGCTATTTTCTTTCATGAGATGAAAATATATGTGGATTTGGATGTCATCACAGTTCTTCTGTTCAAGCTTATTAAGCAGAGTCAACTGTGTGATCACATTAGTGGAATTTTAGTTTTGCATTTTCACCCAAAAGTTCACCCACAAATGCAAATTTACTCACTCTAAGgtcagatgtagatgagtttgtttcttcatgagaacagatttggagaaatgtagcataacATCACTTGCCcaccagtgaatgggtgccatcagaataagagtctaaatagctgataaaaac is part of the Garra rufa chromosome 1, GarRuf1.0, whole genome shotgun sequence genome and harbors:
- the LOC141324440 gene encoding SUMO-conjugating enzyme UBC9-like — protein: MSGIALSRLSQERKAWRKDHPFGFVAVPTKNPDGTMNLMNWECAIPGKKGTLWEGGLYKLRMLFKDDYPSSPPKCKFEPPIFHPNVYPSGTVCLSILEEEKDWRPAITIKQILLGIQELLNEPNIQDPAQAEAYTIYCQNRMDYEKRVRAQAKRFAPT